In Planctomycetota bacterium, a single genomic region encodes these proteins:
- the rpsC gene encoding 30S ribosomal protein S3, producing MGQKVHPLGFRVGITEDHKSKWYAPKKAFGEFLVEDYKIRQLLDERLNRRPPFAAVADVLIKRTREEVEIEIKTARPGLVIGPKGAEVDKLREAIEDLIHRKVAPIKVIEIKNPDLNAQLVAEGIAEQLKRRASFRRVLKMRMEGTINAGAKGIRIQVGGRLNGAEIARSQKQTMGSVPLTTLQANVDYGYAISKTAAGVIGVKIWIYKGRFGEEVQDTDVRPGGPFRRGRRG from the coding sequence ATGGGCCAGAAAGTTCACCCCCTCGGCTTCCGCGTCGGTATCACCGAGGATCACAAATCCAAGTGGTACGCACCGAAGAAAGCCTTCGGCGAGTTCCTCGTCGAGGACTACAAGATCCGCCAACTCCTCGACGAGCGGCTCAACCGCCGCCCGCCGTTCGCAGCCGTCGCTGATGTGCTGATCAAGCGGACGCGTGAGGAAGTGGAGATCGAGATCAAGACCGCGCGCCCCGGCCTGGTCATCGGCCCCAAGGGTGCCGAGGTCGACAAGCTCCGCGAGGCGATCGAAGACCTGATTCACCGCAAGGTCGCCCCGATCAAGGTCATCGAGATCAAGAACCCCGACCTCAACGCCCAGTTGGTCGCCGAGGGCATCGCCGAACAGCTCAAGCGCCGCGCCAGCTTCCGCCGCGTGCTGAAGATGCGCATGGAAGGCACGATCAACGCCGGGGCCAAGGGCATTCGCATTCAGGTCGGCGGCCGATTGAACGGTGCCGAGATCGCTCGCAGCCAGAAGCAAACCATGGGCAGCGTTCCGCTAACCACGTTGCAGGCGAACGTCGACTACGGCTACGCGATCAGCAAGACCGCCGCCGGCGTCATCGGCGTGAAGATTTGGATCTACAAGGGCCGCTTCGGTGAAGAAGTGCAGGACACGGACGTGCGTCCGGGTGGTCCGTTCCGTCGCGGTCGCCGCGGTTGA
- the rplP gene encoding 50S ribosomal protein L16, with amino-acid sequence MQMMPRRVKYRKSMRGKIRGNATRGNVVSFGEYGLQSTDPGWVTARQLEAGRIAVSHFLRREGKLYIRVFPNKSVSGKPLETRMGKGKGDIDYWCAVVKPGTVLYEIAGVSETLAKQALARVAHKMPVRTRFIHRRTAVA; translated from the coding sequence ATGCAAATGATGCCCCGTCGAGTGAAGTACCGCAAAAGCATGCGCGGCAAGATCCGCGGCAATGCGACCCGCGGCAACGTCGTGAGCTTCGGCGAGTACGGCCTCCAGTCGACCGACCCCGGTTGGGTCACCGCCCGCCAACTGGAAGCCGGTCGTATCGCGGTCAGTCACTTTCTACGCCGTGAAGGCAAGCTGTACATCCGCGTGTTCCCGAACAAGTCCGTTTCCGGCAAGCCCCTGGAAACCCGGATGGGTAAAGGCAAGGGCGACATCGACTACTGGTGTGCCGTCGTGAAGCCGGGCACCGTGCTCTACGAAATCGCCGGCGTCAGCGAGACCCTCGCCAAGCAAGCCCTAGCCCGCGTGGCCCACAAGATGCCGGTCCGCACCCGGTTCATCCACCGTCGCACCGCCGTCGCCTGA
- the rpmC gene encoding 50S ribosomal protein L29, translating to MKNKDLREKDDQALNQLLVETQRKLFDLRQQSVTEKVEDTSQFKKGKRQIARIKTLLHERKLSNSAS from the coding sequence ATGAAGAACAAAGACCTCCGCGAGAAAGATGATCAGGCGTTGAATCAGTTGCTGGTCGAAACCCAACGCAAGCTCTTCGACCTGCGTCAGCAGTCCGTGACCGAGAAGGTCGAGGACACCAGCCAGTTCAAGAAGGGCAAGCGCCAGATCGCCCGCATCAAGACCCTCCTGCACGAGCGCAAGCTCAGCAACTCGGCCTCCTGA
- the rpsQ gene encoding 30S ribosomal protein S17, which yields MASETNTAERNELRTREGVVTSAKANKTIKVQITYQTKHPKYGKYINRRTVLQCHDEQGLAGEGDVVKIAECRPYSKTKHHRLLEVLDKAPDNR from the coding sequence ATGGCCTCCGAAACCAACACCGCCGAGCGTAACGAGCTTCGCACCCGCGAGGGTGTCGTCACCTCCGCCAAGGCGAACAAGACGATCAAGGTGCAGATCACCTACCAGACCAAGCACCCCAAGTACGGCAAGTACATCAACCGCCGTACCGTGCTCCAGTGCCACGACGAGCAGGGTCTCGCCGGCGAGGGTGACGTGGTCAAGATCGCCGAGTGTCGTCCTTATTCCAAGACCAAGCACCACCGTTTGCTCGAAGTGCTTGATAAGGCCCCGGACAATCGTTGA
- the rplN gene encoding 50S ribosomal protein L14: MIQQESYLDVADNTGAKQVMCIRVLGGSTSRGKGALTRKTAGIGDVIICSVKKALPGSDTKSGDVVRCVIVRTRYVTRRRDGSRVRFDKNAAVIIDEKGNPKGTRIFGAVARELREKNYMKIVSLASEVI, translated from the coding sequence ATGATCCAACAAGAATCCTATCTCGACGTGGCCGACAACACCGGCGCCAAGCAGGTGATGTGCATCCGCGTGCTGGGCGGTTCCACCTCCCGCGGCAAGGGTGCCCTGACCCGCAAGACCGCCGGCATTGGTGACGTCATTATCTGCTCGGTCAAGAAGGCTCTGCCCGGCTCCGACACCAAGTCCGGCGATGTTGTCCGTTGCGTGATCGTTCGGACCCGCTACGTCACCCGCCGCCGCGACGGGTCCCGCGTCCGCTTCGACAAGAACGCCGCCGTCATCATCGACGAGAAGGGCAATCCCAAAGGCACCCGCATCTTCGGTGCCGTTGCACGTGAGCTGCGTGAAAAGAACTACATGAAGATCGTGTCCCTCGCTTCGGAGGTCATCTAG
- the rplX gene encoding 50S ribosomal protein L24: protein MAQRIKTGDNVAIITGKDKGKTGRVQKVMFDANGTLEKVVVEGMNRKTKMVKPSQQNQQGGKVTISAPIHASNVMPVCPETDKPTRVRFEERDGVKHRVAVKSGASLGPVKKSASK, encoded by the coding sequence ATGGCACAGCGCATCAAGACCGGCGACAACGTCGCCATCATCACCGGCAAGGACAAGGGCAAGACCGGCCGTGTCCAGAAAGTCATGTTCGACGCCAACGGCACGCTCGAAAAGGTCGTCGTCGAGGGCATGAACCGCAAGACCAAAATGGTCAAACCGAGCCAGCAGAACCAGCAGGGCGGCAAGGTCACCATCTCCGCCCCGATCCATGCGTCCAACGTGATGCCCGTTTGCCCCGAGACCGACAAGCCGACCCGCGTTCGCTTCGAGGAGCGCGACGGCGTCAAGCATCGCGTTGCCGTGAAGTCCGGCGCGAGTCTGGGTCCCGTCAAGAAGTCCGCCAGCAAGTAA
- the rplE gene encoding 50S ribosomal protein L5 → MATQPRLKQHYDEKVVPMLKEKFSITNAYAVPKLDKIVISMGLGKAVSAGEKAKLDQAEKELTRIAGQKCVRIKAKKSVAAFKIREGQETHLKVTLRGARMYEFLDRLINLAIPRVKDFRGLPTKGFDKQGNYTFGLTEQTVFPEIDSAAIQFTQGMHITLVNTGSNVEEGRALLDGFDFPFRKPEKDAKAA, encoded by the coding sequence ATGGCCACCCAACCCCGACTCAAGCAGCACTACGACGAGAAAGTCGTACCGATGCTCAAAGAGAAGTTCTCGATCACCAACGCCTACGCCGTGCCCAAGCTCGACAAGATCGTCATCAGCATGGGCTTGGGCAAGGCCGTCAGCGCCGGCGAGAAAGCCAAGCTCGACCAGGCCGAGAAGGAACTGACCCGCATCGCCGGACAGAAGTGCGTCCGCATCAAGGCCAAGAAATCGGTCGCCGCCTTCAAGATCCGCGAAGGTCAGGAAACGCACCTGAAAGTCACCCTCCGCGGTGCCCGCATGTACGAGTTCCTCGACCGCCTAATCAACCTGGCCATCCCGCGGGTGAAGGACTTCCGCGGCCTGCCCACCAAGGGCTTCGACAAGCAGGGCAACTACACGTTCGGCCTGACCGAGCAGACGGTGTTCCCTGAGATCGATTCGGCCGCCATCCAGTTCACCCAGGGCATGCACATCACCCTGGTCAACACCGGCAGCAACGTTGAAGAAGGTCGCGCCCTGCTTGACGGTTTCGACTTCCCGTTCCGCAAGCCCGAGAAAGACGCCAAAGCCGCTTAA
- the rpsN gene encoding 30S ribosomal protein S14 — protein MATKAWISKQKRRQELIDRLYEKRQQLKKEGDYAALAKLPRDSSPTRSKNRCQITGRSRGYLRKFKISRIMLRELSLKGQIPGMKKASW, from the coding sequence ATGGCCACCAAAGCTTGGATCAGCAAACAGAAGCGTCGCCAAGAGCTCATCGACCGCCTCTACGAGAAGCGTCAGCAGCTCAAGAAGGAAGGCGATTACGCCGCTCTCGCAAAGCTCCCGCGTGACTCCAGCCCGACCCGCAGCAAGAACCGCTGCCAGATCACCGGGCGTAGCCGCGGCTACCTGCGGAAGTTCAAGATCTCTCGCATCATGCTCCGCGAGCTGTCGCTCAAAGGCCAAATCCCCGGCATGAAAAAGGCCAGCTGGTAA
- the rpsH gene encoding 30S ribosomal protein S8, which translates to MSMQDPIADMLTRIRNANRVGRRNVQVKRSKICTGIANVLKDEGFIEDFETVDDKSGQGLIRIKLKYNLAGEKAIHTIDRVSKPGRRVYKGVADMPRVLNGLGIAVVSTSRGVVSDRIARESNIGGELLCTVS; encoded by the coding sequence ATGAGCATGCAAGACCCCATCGCCGATATGCTGACCCGCATCCGCAACGCCAACCGTGTTGGCCGTCGCAATGTGCAGGTCAAGCGCAGCAAGATCTGCACCGGCATCGCCAACGTTCTCAAGGACGAGGGCTTCATCGAAGACTTCGAGACCGTCGACGACAAGTCCGGTCAGGGCCTGATCCGCATCAAGCTCAAGTACAACCTCGCCGGCGAGAAGGCGATCCACACCATCGACCGCGTCTCCAAGCCCGGCCGTCGCGTCTACAAGGGCGTCGCCGACATGCCCCGCGTGCTCAACGGCCTCGGAATCGCCGTGGTCTCCACCAGCCGCGGCGTCGTCTCTGACCGCATCGCCCGCGAGTCCAACATCGGCGGCGAGCTGCTCTGCACCGTGTCGTAA
- the rplF gene encoding 50S ribosomal protein L6, which yields MSRLGKKPVDITSGVEVKISGQHVMTKGPKGTLEFDVHPRISVAQEENQVVVTRDNDQGPAKALHGTTRAIIANMIEGVSKGYEKKLEVHGVGYKAELRGKKLALTVGYANTISVDIPDGVEVKSEAGTPGIVTVSGPEKQKVGQFAAKVRDVRKPEPYKGKGIRYADEQVTIKQGKGFGAK from the coding sequence ATGTCCCGCCTCGGCAAGAAACCCGTCGACATCACCTCCGGCGTCGAAGTCAAGATCAGCGGCCAGCACGTCATGACCAAGGGCCCCAAGGGCACCCTCGAGTTCGACGTCCATCCGCGTATCTCCGTCGCCCAGGAAGAGAATCAGGTCGTCGTCACCCGCGACAACGATCAGGGCCCGGCCAAAGCGTTGCACGGCACCACCCGCGCGATCATCGCCAACATGATCGAGGGCGTGAGCAAGGGCTACGAAAAGAAGCTCGAAGTCCACGGCGTCGGCTACAAGGCCGAGCTTCGCGGCAAGAAGCTCGCCCTCACCGTCGGTTACGCCAACACAATCTCCGTCGACATCCCCGACGGTGTCGAAGTCAAGAGCGAAGCCGGCACGCCCGGTATCGTCACCGTCAGCGGCCCCGAAAAGCAGAAGGTCGGCCAGTTCGCCGCCAAGGTCCGCGACGTCCGCAAGCCCGAGCCTTACAAGGGCAAGGGCATCCGCTACGCCGACGAGCAAGTCACCATCAAGCAGGGCAAGGGCTTCGGCGCGAAGTAA